One part of the Glycine soja cultivar W05 chromosome 11, ASM419377v2, whole genome shotgun sequence genome encodes these proteins:
- the LOC114375044 gene encoding CCR4-NOT transcription complex subunit 10-like isoform X2, with the protein MESRDLPSSSPSSTTNRDASFATDAEDGVFTVVVALAKDAALHFQSGKFAECVEVLNQLLQKKQDDPKVLHNIAIAEFFRDGCSDPKKLLQVINGIKRKNDELALVLEEQGESVNNVGNKVLGSKGSNASAHQFSGANSTSTSTMYTDEFDSSVAMLNIAIIWFHLHDYAKTLSVLEPLFQNIEPIDETTALHICLLLLDASLACHDASKSADVLTYLEKAFGVSSVSQGDSGNTAQQQAANLITKSVPVASNVSAADASSSDLGPSANVSENHLSRDLSEDTLDYEAMILDMGGQNLARPMGPSSNDLSRALVDRFSTVDLKLKLQLYKVRFLLLTRNLKLAKREVKLAMNIARGRDSSMALLLKSQLEYARGNHRKAVKLLMASNNRTDTAFSSIFNNNLGCIYYQLGKYQTSSLFFSKALTNCSSLRKDQSLKLATFSQDNSLLIIYNCGVQYLACGKPILAARCFQKASLVFYKQPLLWLRLSECCLMALEKGLIKSSRVPSEKLGVGVCVVGIGKWRQLVVEDQISGNGLVDSSEGDDCPSEDGRLKLSMSLARQCLLNALHLLDSNSANCLKSGLPSNSSVEDNNGSEVSPSKNSNIKNSHGIDSKAFSVAVGLGQVNANGDTKEQKGVNSQELVQNSLSCYENVRNRENQLVKQAVLANLAYVELELDNPVKALSVAKSLLELPECSRIYIFLGHVYAAEALCLMNRPKEAAEHLSFYLSGGNNVDLPFSLEDCEKWQPERTADFEEVNGGSTAAKNSSLEGTQSIVFLKPEEARATIYANFAVMSAMQGEFEKSNILVAQALSLLPNSPEATLTAVYVDLLLGKPQEALTKLKRCSRIRFLPSGITLNKSS; encoded by the exons ATGGAATCCCGTGATTTACCGTCGTCGTCCCCGTCGTCCACCACCAACCGCGACGCCTCCTTCGCCACAGATGCCGAGGACGGCGTTTTCACCGTCGTCGTCGCTCTCGCCAAAGACGCCGCGTTGCATTTCCAGTCGGGCAAGTTCGCCGAGTGCGTCGAGGTCTTGAACCAACTCTTGCAGAAGAAGCAAGACGATCCAAAG GTCCTTCATAATATTGCAATTGCGGAATTCTTCCGAGATGGTTGTTCAGATCCCAAGAAGTTGCTTCAAGTAATTAATGGCATCAAG AGAAAAAATGATGAGCTTGCTCTGGTTTTGGAAGAACAAGGAGAGTCAGTTAACAATGTTGGAAATAAAGTTTTGGGGTCCAAAGGAAGTAATGCTTCGGCACACCAGTTTTCAGGTGCAAACAGCACCAGCACCAGCACCATGTATACAGATGAATTTGACTCTTCTGTGGCAATGCTAAATATT GCAATCATTTGGTTCCATCTTCATGACTATGCAAAGACATTGTCAGTTTTGGAACCTctctttcaaaatattgaaccCATAGATGAG ACAACAGCTCTACATATTTGCCTTCTGCTGCTTGATGCTAGCCTTGCTTGCCATGATGCATCAAAATCAGCT GATGTGTTGACTTATCTGGAAAAAGCATTTGGTGTTAGTAGCGTGAGTCAAGGTGATAGTGGGAACACAGCACAGCAGCAAGCTGCAAATCTAATTACAAAATCTGTACCTGTTGCCAGTAATGTATCAGCTGCTGATGCATCTAGTTCTGACTTAGGGCCAAGTGCAAATGTATCTGAAAATCATCTATCCAGAGATTTGTCTGAAGATACACTTGATTATGAAGCCATGATTTTGGATATGGGTGGACAAAATCTAGCGAGGCCAATGGGCCCATCTTCAAATGATCTTTCAAGGGCTTTGGTTGACAGGTTTTCTACTGTTGATTTGAAGCTTAAATTGCAACTGTACAAGGTTAGGTTTCTGCTTCTTACTAGGAACTTGAAGCTAGCAAAACGAGAAGTCAAGCTGGCCATGAACATCGCACGCGGAAGGGATTCATCAATGGCTCTTCTTTTGAAATCCCAGCTTGAATATGCTCGTGGTAACCACCGCAAAGCTGTGAAGCTATTGATGGCATCAAATAATCGGACAGACACGGCATTTTCAAGCATTTTCAACAACAATCTTGGGTGCATTTATTATCAGCTTGGGAAATATCAGACGTCTTCATTATTCTTCTCAAAGGCATTAACCAATTGTTCATCACTGCGGAAGGACCAGTCATTAAAGCTAGCCACTTTCTCACAGGATAATTCTctccttataatttataattgtggTGTGCAGTACTTGGCTTGTGGGAAGCCAATACTTGCTGCTCGATGTTTCCAGAAGGCAAGTCTGGTCTTTTACAAACAACCTCTCTTGTGGCTCCGACTCTCTGAATGCTGTTTGATGGCTTTAGAAAAGGGCCTAATCAAATCAAGTCGGGTCCCATCAGAGAAGTTGGGGGTAGGAGTTTGTGTTGTTGGGATAGGAAAATGGAGGCAACTTGTGGTCGAAGATCAGATTTCAGGAAATGGACTTGTGGACTCATCTGAAGGGGATGATTGTCCAAGTGAAGATGGGCGACTAAAGTTATCGATGTCCCTTGCCCGGCAGTGCCTCTTGAATGCTCTACACTTGCTGGACTCCAACAGTGCAAATTGTTTGAAGTCTGGTTTGCCCTCTAATTCGTCTGTGGAGGATAACAATGGAAGTGAAGTGTCGccttcaaaaaattcaaatattaaaaactcaCATGGCATTGATTCAAAGGCATTTTCAGTAGCAGTAGGGTTAGGTCAGGTCAATGCAAATGGGGACACTAAAGAACAAAAGGGAGTAAATAGTCAGGAACTTGTTCAGAACTCCCTCTCCTGTTATGAAAATGTCCGTAATAGAGAAAATCAATTGGTTAAGCAAGCTGTTCTTGCTAATTTAGCATATGTGGAGCTGGAATTGGACAATCCTGTGAAGGCACTATCAGTTGCAAAATCTCTCTTAGAACTTCCAGAATGTTCCAGAATTTACATCTTTCTAGGCCATGTTTATGCAGCAGAGGCTCTCTGCTTGATGAACAGACCAAAGGAAGCAGCTGAGCACTTGTCATTCTATTTGTCTGGGGGAAACAATGTTGACTTGCCTTTCAGCCTAGAGGACTGTGAGAAATGGCAACCGGAGAGGACTGCCGATTTTGAAGAGGTGAATGGAGGATCCACAGCTGCTAagaattcttctcttgaaggCACTCAGAGTATTGTTTTCCTCAAGCCAGAGGAGGCACGAGCAACAATTTATGCAAATTTTGCTGTAATGTCGGCGATGCAGGGTGAATTTGAGAAATCCAATATACTGGTTGCGCAGGCATTGTCCTTATTACCTAACAGTCCAGAAGCCACTCTTACTGCAGTTTATGTGGATCTCTTGCTCGGTAAGCCACAGGAAGCTTTGACCAAATTAAAACGTTGTAGCCGTATTAGGTTCCTTCCTAGTGGAATTACATTGAATAAATCTTCTTGA
- the LOC114375044 gene encoding CCR4-NOT transcription complex subunit 10-like isoform X1 gives MESRDLPSSSPSSTTNRDASFATDAEDGVFTVVVALAKDAALHFQSGKFAECVEVLNQLLQKKQDDPKVLHNIAIAEFFRDGCSDPKKLLQVINGIKRKNDELALVLEEQGESVNNVGNKVLGSKGSNASAHQFSGANSTSTSTMYTDEFDSSVAMLNIAIIWFHLHDYAKTLSVLEPLFQNIEPIDEQTTALHICLLLLDASLACHDASKSADVLTYLEKAFGVSSVSQGDSGNTAQQQAANLITKSVPVASNVSAADASSSDLGPSANVSENHLSRDLSEDTLDYEAMILDMGGQNLARPMGPSSNDLSRALVDRFSTVDLKLKLQLYKVRFLLLTRNLKLAKREVKLAMNIARGRDSSMALLLKSQLEYARGNHRKAVKLLMASNNRTDTAFSSIFNNNLGCIYYQLGKYQTSSLFFSKALTNCSSLRKDQSLKLATFSQDNSLLIIYNCGVQYLACGKPILAARCFQKASLVFYKQPLLWLRLSECCLMALEKGLIKSSRVPSEKLGVGVCVVGIGKWRQLVVEDQISGNGLVDSSEGDDCPSEDGRLKLSMSLARQCLLNALHLLDSNSANCLKSGLPSNSSVEDNNGSEVSPSKNSNIKNSHGIDSKAFSVAVGLGQVNANGDTKEQKGVNSQELVQNSLSCYENVRNRENQLVKQAVLANLAYVELELDNPVKALSVAKSLLELPECSRIYIFLGHVYAAEALCLMNRPKEAAEHLSFYLSGGNNVDLPFSLEDCEKWQPERTADFEEVNGGSTAAKNSSLEGTQSIVFLKPEEARATIYANFAVMSAMQGEFEKSNILVAQALSLLPNSPEATLTAVYVDLLLGKPQEALTKLKRCSRIRFLPSGITLNKSS, from the exons ATGGAATCCCGTGATTTACCGTCGTCGTCCCCGTCGTCCACCACCAACCGCGACGCCTCCTTCGCCACAGATGCCGAGGACGGCGTTTTCACCGTCGTCGTCGCTCTCGCCAAAGACGCCGCGTTGCATTTCCAGTCGGGCAAGTTCGCCGAGTGCGTCGAGGTCTTGAACCAACTCTTGCAGAAGAAGCAAGACGATCCAAAG GTCCTTCATAATATTGCAATTGCGGAATTCTTCCGAGATGGTTGTTCAGATCCCAAGAAGTTGCTTCAAGTAATTAATGGCATCAAG AGAAAAAATGATGAGCTTGCTCTGGTTTTGGAAGAACAAGGAGAGTCAGTTAACAATGTTGGAAATAAAGTTTTGGGGTCCAAAGGAAGTAATGCTTCGGCACACCAGTTTTCAGGTGCAAACAGCACCAGCACCAGCACCATGTATACAGATGAATTTGACTCTTCTGTGGCAATGCTAAATATT GCAATCATTTGGTTCCATCTTCATGACTATGCAAAGACATTGTCAGTTTTGGAACCTctctttcaaaatattgaaccCATAGATGAG CAGACAACAGCTCTACATATTTGCCTTCTGCTGCTTGATGCTAGCCTTGCTTGCCATGATGCATCAAAATCAGCT GATGTGTTGACTTATCTGGAAAAAGCATTTGGTGTTAGTAGCGTGAGTCAAGGTGATAGTGGGAACACAGCACAGCAGCAAGCTGCAAATCTAATTACAAAATCTGTACCTGTTGCCAGTAATGTATCAGCTGCTGATGCATCTAGTTCTGACTTAGGGCCAAGTGCAAATGTATCTGAAAATCATCTATCCAGAGATTTGTCTGAAGATACACTTGATTATGAAGCCATGATTTTGGATATGGGTGGACAAAATCTAGCGAGGCCAATGGGCCCATCTTCAAATGATCTTTCAAGGGCTTTGGTTGACAGGTTTTCTACTGTTGATTTGAAGCTTAAATTGCAACTGTACAAGGTTAGGTTTCTGCTTCTTACTAGGAACTTGAAGCTAGCAAAACGAGAAGTCAAGCTGGCCATGAACATCGCACGCGGAAGGGATTCATCAATGGCTCTTCTTTTGAAATCCCAGCTTGAATATGCTCGTGGTAACCACCGCAAAGCTGTGAAGCTATTGATGGCATCAAATAATCGGACAGACACGGCATTTTCAAGCATTTTCAACAACAATCTTGGGTGCATTTATTATCAGCTTGGGAAATATCAGACGTCTTCATTATTCTTCTCAAAGGCATTAACCAATTGTTCATCACTGCGGAAGGACCAGTCATTAAAGCTAGCCACTTTCTCACAGGATAATTCTctccttataatttataattgtggTGTGCAGTACTTGGCTTGTGGGAAGCCAATACTTGCTGCTCGATGTTTCCAGAAGGCAAGTCTGGTCTTTTACAAACAACCTCTCTTGTGGCTCCGACTCTCTGAATGCTGTTTGATGGCTTTAGAAAAGGGCCTAATCAAATCAAGTCGGGTCCCATCAGAGAAGTTGGGGGTAGGAGTTTGTGTTGTTGGGATAGGAAAATGGAGGCAACTTGTGGTCGAAGATCAGATTTCAGGAAATGGACTTGTGGACTCATCTGAAGGGGATGATTGTCCAAGTGAAGATGGGCGACTAAAGTTATCGATGTCCCTTGCCCGGCAGTGCCTCTTGAATGCTCTACACTTGCTGGACTCCAACAGTGCAAATTGTTTGAAGTCTGGTTTGCCCTCTAATTCGTCTGTGGAGGATAACAATGGAAGTGAAGTGTCGccttcaaaaaattcaaatattaaaaactcaCATGGCATTGATTCAAAGGCATTTTCAGTAGCAGTAGGGTTAGGTCAGGTCAATGCAAATGGGGACACTAAAGAACAAAAGGGAGTAAATAGTCAGGAACTTGTTCAGAACTCCCTCTCCTGTTATGAAAATGTCCGTAATAGAGAAAATCAATTGGTTAAGCAAGCTGTTCTTGCTAATTTAGCATATGTGGAGCTGGAATTGGACAATCCTGTGAAGGCACTATCAGTTGCAAAATCTCTCTTAGAACTTCCAGAATGTTCCAGAATTTACATCTTTCTAGGCCATGTTTATGCAGCAGAGGCTCTCTGCTTGATGAACAGACCAAAGGAAGCAGCTGAGCACTTGTCATTCTATTTGTCTGGGGGAAACAATGTTGACTTGCCTTTCAGCCTAGAGGACTGTGAGAAATGGCAACCGGAGAGGACTGCCGATTTTGAAGAGGTGAATGGAGGATCCACAGCTGCTAagaattcttctcttgaaggCACTCAGAGTATTGTTTTCCTCAAGCCAGAGGAGGCACGAGCAACAATTTATGCAAATTTTGCTGTAATGTCGGCGATGCAGGGTGAATTTGAGAAATCCAATATACTGGTTGCGCAGGCATTGTCCTTATTACCTAACAGTCCAGAAGCCACTCTTACTGCAGTTTATGTGGATCTCTTGCTCGGTAAGCCACAGGAAGCTTTGACCAAATTAAAACGTTGTAGCCGTATTAGGTTCCTTCCTAGTGGAATTACATTGAATAAATCTTCTTGA